catgatgcagagacaggtttaagagatcgtcaataggagcatcattggggatctattcgtaCTTAGcatgttggtgagtcctcccctaccttcagaggacaccgcttatgtaatcttgcatcgagttagccctttctatttttttttgatttgaggtagccatgaacatgtcattggcaccaattagatagtagtgatagaggctccATAGACTatatagtgatgggtcgattgagtacttctatctttgagttattcttttcaaactatttttaatgacaaatattttagttgatctgttggcccatggcctttatacttcgagttggatgggtgatttgagttgcccgctaaattattctttatatttaaactttccgctgaatgaatgaatgaacggatgtgtgatcaggctatgtggttcgcttgggagctagaaatggtttctgagtgccggttacgtctagggtatcctcccggggcatgacattaaactcttttctaaatcaaagatgaaactaataattctttagactcaaaatagtgtatgaatagtttatgcaaaatggttcacaaatattttatttagagctcctcctcaaaagattatttattttcaaaatacccCTAAGACTCGAATCAACttaaattatgcacatcacataccaaaAATTTACATTAGACTCCGATCcatttcatcacacaacatcctcatcaacataacctcttcattcacatcatcgtcaaataccattattcatatcgtcatcaaacatcatcatcacatcatcatcatcaaacattatcatcacatcatcatcaaacattatcatcacatcaatcatcaaacatctattccaaaattcttattttagtcctatgttcaatttatggaagcaaaaggacattcttaactatccaattcattcttttcattccaatcaatacacatatacacaaaaccatccatctcaactcaagacaaattatgaccaaagaaaatctcatcttgggttcatgtgaatgaaacatgaatccatactctcaacaaaactcaactcgagaatatcgtcaatatctataaatctatgtacaaagatacatttgtaatcaataatatgaaagataactatttagtaactcaagtcattaaaaaacatcaatcaaccaatagtatctaaaaacattctatagtttaggaaaactttcaagaaaaccttcttagaaggttcaactctttcacaactcctatccaacacatctatgggcatatggaagaactaaatccatattttaggttagccttacataccttgtgaagactttgaagagacctagttgttgggtcttcaatgggagacttgaatccttgaaactcttgaaggcaccctttgttggagaaggatttggacaagaagaagaggaagagagaggatctttctagggcttttctagagagagagaggggggctgaaaatatgtccccaaaatgttcaaggatgatacatatataatttggcacaaattcccaaattgccttttttccaaaattctgaaaaataggctgaaaATGCTCCTAGCGTGATAGTGgagcatcgcgccattgcagcgccaggtcgattaggcctaaaacttGCACACCCGTTAagggcgcgccgcgccaaggaccaaactactgaggcgtgttcttggcacgatagtggcgcgtcgcgcccttatagcgccacgcccaagttttctgggttcagaaaaataggcttgaaaaaccctgctacccaatagtggcgcgtcgcgccagggattaaactactgaggcatgttcttggcgcgatagtggcgagTCGCGCCCTTgcggcgccaaggccatattcccagcagttgcaacctaTGCCTAAAATTCTTGTcgagctagttcgtcttaggatcgtcatatctttcgactccgaactctaaaaattacagtcttgatggcgttggaaagaagactcgacgacctttaatttggtaggtcgtggtccatccagttcatcatatttcaaatgatatggtcgtttgaagttgatccttatactaactcctccgaaaacttaatcgattggacatctttggactcggtttggtgttagatatcccttatgacccctaaacacatataacacacttcagatacttaggaattgatctcaactcaaatataaaattacaaTTCCTTCGGTTCGGGTCTACACACACTTGAaaatgttcgaatcttagcaaaaaattttggggggtgttacacaaacgcatttttgagacttataattatttcatttctATTGTAACAGagacttgtacatgtgacaactaaTCCTTTGGGGTTTTATAATGATTAAGACTTGCGCATTTTCGTATATTTCTATCTACTTGAACTGTTTTCGCTTTATTTGTGCTTTATTTGAGTTTTGGCTGACTTGTCTCGCTGGATTGAAATAAGTGTCATCGCACCCGGATTCATGTTGCGACAAGAACTCAAATGGGCAGAAAGATGGTGTAAATGCAAGAGTAGTAGGGCTCAGATATACAAAATAGCCCTGGCAGCAACAATATATCATGTATGGGAGGAGAGAAACCGAAGGATATTTCAGAAGAAGTGTAACAACATTGATACAATCTTGCAACAGATAGCCCAAGAAGTGTATTTCACAGCACATTTGAAGCCACAACAGAGACAACATATACAAAAACTTACTTGCTATCCATAGTCTGTAAAGTTAGGAGTATGTAGTAGTGGGATATAACAGGGGCTGGGCCTGTCCAAACCTGTTTTCCTATACATAAACTTGAGCTTTAAACTGTCATACTTGGTAATCAAATGCTttatttaccaaaaaaaaatattcaataaatattattaatattgataGATTTTAAGTGGTATTGACAAAATATACCTACGTGTGGAGTTTgagaattatatatattaaagccCCTTCTACAAGAATTTCTCTAAATTGTGTCATAAGgtaaatttttttttcatcaGCAAGTGTATTTATCATCATCTACTTCACTAATTTGTTCTTTCTATTGATGTATAGCTCTTTtataagtaattaattaattgttaaTCCTTGTCATCGATCTTATGCGTATTCTGTGTAACAAGCTTGATTATTTCcttgaaatttataaatttcaattgattattttcatgagttaTTTTTAGACAGAGAATTTTATAGGaaatttcttgaaatatttttctaaaaataacttATGATTACCATATGATTGAGCAAATTATATTAGACATACTAATTATTTTAACTAAAAGATTTGGAGGGAATCTTTAGATTAAACAACAGTATTAGAGTTATCTATATATCAGTAACTATATAGTAAGCCAAGTGTATAAAAttcttatatataatttttttttacgggaagggaccctacacgaggctcccacctctcgtgcacagtcaggggttgagcagcacccccaagccttatcatacataaaatataaagataCAAAGAGGGGGATATAACCTTACCTCCGAATtaaggtggttcataagtctgcaaacctactaaggtcggctaactcatccccgatactagAAAGTGCTTCCTAAATACTAgaaaagcagtaaacctatgagaggactcctctcgatacaatgcgACTAGGAAAAACCATAAATGAGgaagactctccccttccatgtgaatacaagaaagatacctacactagtcctattcaaataagcTACATTTTATACATAGCTAAATGAAGAAGATCAAGTATACGATACATCTTTCTCTTCCCAATTTTGTCATATCAATTTTGTCCAAGTTAGGAACATTAGAGATAAAAAAtgttcaaggaggttgttttatcctttttaatcttcttctcctgaagcttgccattcctatcttgtctagctttatgtagcccttggtttcttgtggaagttgttgaaggttgtagaagtgttgtgtattatcaagtgtatggctgtacttagataatgtatcagctggaaaatttgcttcccgaaaaacatgtttgcattggaagaATTCTAGCAGTTGGACCAgttgttggagttcattaacgTAGTTTTGAATGTTCCAGGGTGGTTTGATGTCCAGATTCAGCCACTTGATCACAAGTTCAGAATCTACTTCTAATATTACTCTATTATaaccatgttgaatgcaccaattaATGCCAAAACTGGTTGCCTGCACTTCCGCTTGATTATTGGTTCCAACTCCCAAAGGAGAGGCAAAAGCAAAAGCATATATCAGATTACCCTTATGATCCCTTATTATGCCTCCTGCTCCTATCTTTCCTGGGTTGCCTATGGCACTCCCATCAGTGTTAAGTTTAACTATGTTAGGGGGGGTTTGAGCCATTTAACCTGGATTACTTTTATGTCATGCTTATAGTTTTCTATCCAAATAATTAGATCCTTCCAAGCTGGTGGCCATGGGATATATGGAAAAGCTGTAGTAATAAGCATGTATATTTCTTTGATTATATTGAACTTTactctagtagtactagatttctttcctccatatttacttgcacaCTTGTTCTTCCAGACATTCCAGCAAATAAATATAGGGAGGGCTTGCAACATGAGTTTATGTACAACATTGTTTGGTTTGTAGGTCCACCATCTCATCAAGATGCCTCTAATGGAGTTGTGGTCCTGCATGATTCCCCCCTAGTTGGAGAAATATGTCCAGATGTGTTTAGCAAAGCTTCCAGAGACAAATATGTGATCTATGTTGTCCAAACCAGGCCTGTAGCAGCATGAGCACTCTGCAGTTTCTCTCCCAAAAGAAATCAGTTTATCATTGGTTGGCAGTTTGTGTCTCAATGCTCTCCAAAGCAAGAATGAAGCCTTGAAAGGGATGTTAGTATGCCAGGTCATCCTATCTATCAatgtcttgttttttttctttctcacattTTCCCAAGCTAATTTACAAGTGAAATTTCCATGTGATTGCAGCTTCCATTGAGCTTGATCTAATGTGTTTTGTTGGTACATGATTttagtattgagaattgtgtGTATCATGTGTTGAGGGGCCTGTTGCCTcattttctcttcattccattttcCATTTGTCAAGAACATGGAGACAGTGGAGTTGTTGAATCTTGGAATATATTCATAGTGATTGGCTAGAGGGCCAATACCcatccaatcatcccaccagaaactGCAGTTCCCTGAACATAAGGTCCACTTAATGTGAGGTTCTATGTCACCTTTGTTCTTCATCATGTTCTTCCACATGAGAGATTGACCTgtgtgccacttttttgtgacaGGGTGAGCTCTTTGGCAGTATTTAGCTCTCAAGAAATCCCCCCATAAAGATCTCTTAGTTCTGAACAACCACCAATATTTGTATTGCATTGCCAGGCATATATCTTCCAAGTTTTTTACACCAATACATCCCTCCTCATATGGTAAGCTAAGGGTttcccaagaggcccagtggTACTTCCTTTTCTCCTTATCCCAACCCCAGAAGAAGTCAGCAATAAGgcattttatttgtttcaaagTGGTTCTGGTAGGGGTTATGGCAGATAACATATGTATAGGAAGTGATTGAAGCACTGATTTGATCAAAGTGGCTCTCCGCCCATAGCTTAGCATCTTTGTCTGCCACCCTTGAATTTTAGCAATCACTTTTGAAACTATACCAGTGAAATATATGAccctttgtcttcctatatacaatggacatcccaagtatgtcATAGGCCCATGAGTGCATTTATAACCAGTGATGGTCACTACTCTATCCATTATATCATCAGGTGTATTGGTAGGGATTAAGatttggcttttgtccttattaATAAGCTGTCCAGAAATACCTTCATACATCTGAAGAGTCTTCATGATGAGTTGAAGGGAATACTTGGAAGTTGAGGTGAAAATAATAATGTTATCTGCAAAACTCAAGTGGTTAATTTGAGGACCCCTTTTCTCTATTTGAAAACCAGTGTATAGATAGTGCTGATGAAGGTTGTTTAACATTCTGGTCAGCACCTCTGCaccaagaacaaagagagaaggAGAGAGTGGGTCTCCCTGTTTGAGACCTCTTGttgagtggaaaaaaccatgcctGCTGCCATTTATGATGacagagtaccaattgttagacattATTCTCCATACCATGTCTATGAAGGTTTCCCCAAATCCCATCTTTCTCATGACAAGACAGATAAAGGACCATGAGActctatcataagccttggccATGTCAAGTTTAATAACTACATTATCTCCAATTTTGGGTTTGTTTATGTTATGCATAATTTCTTGTGCCAGCATAATATTCTCAGATATGCTCCTTCCTTGGACAAATCCAGACTGATTATCAGAAATAAGATGTGGAAGGATGGGAGTCAGTCTGCTACTAAGGAGTTTGGAGATTATTTTGCTACTAAAATTGCTGAGAGATATAGGTCTGAATTCAGATAGTCTATTAGGATGTTcaacttttgggagtagaaccagaCATGCATGGGAGACGTATTTTGGGATGTCATGGCCATTAAAGAAAAACAGAATCAGCTCCAAAAGGTCCTCACTGATAATGTCCCAGCATACCTGGAAAAACTTGTCACTCATCCCATCAGGACCTGCAGCAGAAGTACCACTCATAGAGAAAATCACTTTCTGTAACTCCTCTTTAGTAGGTACCCTTTGCAACATGTGGTTTTGATTGTCACTGACCTTTCTAGGTATGTACTTAAGGAAATCTTCATTGATTTTCTTGTTGTCTGTAGTAAATATCTTTTCAAAGTAATGACATGCAGCCTTGGCAATTTCCTCATTTCCCTGAATACTATTACCCTAATCATCCTCAATTTTGTGAATATACAGTCTTCTCCTTCTCCCTCTAATGATAGCATGGAAGTAATTGGAGTTGGCATCCCCTTCCTTAAACCATtggagttgagttttttgtttgaggATGGATTGCTCTATCTTTAGATACTTGATGTATTTGGCATTGATCAAGTTCAACTTGGTTCTATTATATTCGGAGTTATCACTGATTATTGCATCCTCAGCCTCTTTAACTTTTGTCTCAAAATCAGTGATGGAAGAGAAAATATCACCATATTCTTGTCTTGACCACTTACTCAGAGTGCTTCacactcttttcattttttcctgAAATCTTCTCATAGGATTTCCTGCAGCAGGTTTTCCCCAGCACGTTTTCACTACATCAAGGAAGCTATCATTATCAACCCAGCAGTGTAGAAACTTAAAATACTCAGGGGCATTGTTCTGTCTCTCTGCACACTCCATGAATAAAGGGCAATGGTCTGATCCAGTGGAAGCTAAATGAGTAATAGTAGTCATAGGCATCATGTCTAACCACTTATCATTTACCATAGCTCTATCTAGTCTCTTCCAAATCCTGGCATCATTATCTCTATTGTTACACCATGTATACTTTGCACCATGAAAATCCAAGTCTATGAGTCCACAAGCTTCAATAGTACTTATGAAttcaaaacttttgttcatgttgtagGGTATGCCCCCCAGCTTCTCTTCAATGCCAGTGATTACATTAAAATCCCCTATTGTACACCATGGTTTGCCTACACTGGAATATAACAGTAGTTTATCCCAAAGATCTCTTCTCAAatgatctttacatttagcataaACAAAGGTTGTGAGATAGGTAATATGCCATGTAACATGTTTGATCTCACAGGTAATCTGCTGCTCATCCTGATCTATAATGGAGCATGCTACATCTTTATTCCACAAGAGCCAAATTTTGTTGTTGGAATTATGAATAGCACTGTCCATATTAAGCTGAATTTTATGGGAATTGAGGTGTGATTGGTTTGAGAATGGTTCAAGAATTGCCATCATAGATATTTTGTGATAGtctttgagtttttggagtctatccagtgaaccttgagtatcaatactccttgcattccagcatatgGTATTAATCATTGAGACTTATTTGATTTGGACCTTGTTTTGATGCCACTTTTGCAAATAGCATTATCAACACCTATGGGCAGAAAGATGGTGTAAAGGCAAGAGTAGTATGGCTGAGATCTACAAAATAGCCCTGGCAGCAACAATATATCATGTGTGGGAGGAGAGAAACCAAAGGATATTTCAGAAGAAGTGTAACAACATTGATACAATCTTGCAACAGATAGCCCAAGAAGTGTATTTCACAGCACATTTGAAGCCACAACAGAGACAACATATACAAAAACTTACTTGCTATCCATAGTCTGTAAAGTTAGGAGTATGTAGTAGTGGGATATAACAGGGGTTGGGCCTGTCCAAACCTGTTTTCCTATACATAAACTTGAGCTTTAAACTGTCATACTTGGTAATCAAATGCTttatttaccaaaaaaaatattcgataaatattattaatattgataGATTTTATGTGGtattgataaaataattttaaatttttactctaaaataaattacaatataCATTTGTGTGGTAGtaaatcattttattatatttttgcgCAAATTTAATGCGAAGAGACCCATTGAAATGTAcataattaaagtattttttattaaacgttctttttcactcaaagtaattacaatttttttacaAATGTTACCgacattcaaaataataaagcCATAATTAAAGAATTTGTATTTAAAACTAAAGGTCATAACTAAAACAGGttccaaaattttgaaaaaattgtaCACTGATTAAATTTAAgtagaacaaaaaaaaacattttttaatttttttttgaaaatgtcCTTACTGAAGCAAGCACGTCGACGGAGACGTGTCTGATTCAACCTCAACTCACTCTTATATAAtaagagaaaatatatatatatatgtttttctatttctttcctAATAGggaaaaaactcaaatatgtcatcgaactttgaaaaaaggctcatttatgtcattcgttaaaagtttggctcatctatTCTCGAGAAAAGACTCATCTATGTCATTATCTTTTAACTCCAGTTTTGCGAAACCATTTTTACACGTGGCCAATTATAGTTGGAgcacatcattaatttttattcttttttaaaaaaacccaACCTAACTCAACAAGACCCCAGACAACGTTTAACACTTTTCAATTGAAGTTTTGGATTAAATGTActctttttgcttcttcttcctcaataaCACATGAAGAACAACAAGAACTCCCAAAtttccaacttcttcaattcttcgCAAAATCACCTTAAAGAGTAGCGTTCCTCcgagctagatatcaaaattcaatatcttttgagctcgaattcaacctaacTCAACAAGACCACTtgaaatttcttcaaggtttcaaAACTTTAACATCCTTTAACGGTAGAATCCATTCCACAACTCCAAATCACTTAAAGTTTTGAACACAGACTCAAAAAAATACTAGGGAACAAGAATCTAGTGTcagaaacaacaataaaaacacGAATCAAAgcagatttttaaaattttggaacGGATTTCCATTTTGTTTTTggaatattttttctaataagggtggatttttttaattccacaaatgattttagaattttgccttttaaaaaaaaattaatgactGGCCAAAATATAATTGGCCacgtataaaaaataattttgtaaaatcggagttaaaaaataatggcatggaCAAGCAAAACTTTTAACGAATGACACAAAAATAAGtctttttctcaaagttcgatgacatatttAAGTTTTTTCCTTCTTAAAAATGTAAGTAAATGAATGaccatataatataaatatactttttcctttctttctttctttctttctttctttgtctATCAATTCACCTGTCTTCTTTGTTCTTTCACCTTTATAAAGTCGACCAATGTATTCTTCAACGTGATGGCATAAAAGGTTGTGGAAATCACAACCATTCACCTTTATTGGTCTGTTCAAAAAAGTTTAACAACCAATTTATCTTTACCTAAAAATTacacataaataatttaaaatttatttctactaatttatgataacattttaatatgttttcttGAAACATACATGTTTTAACAACTCATATTAATTTTAGCAAATAATCTGTACTATATTAAAAACATGAAGatccttaaaatattgattgaactttttgtcctttattaaaaaaattattttagataaaattatcttttcactattttctataaattattaattaattattgagtAAGGATGAAATTTCTAatgacaaaaaggaaaaaagagaacACACAGATTATTTGAGATAGAAGTCTAAGTCTCCTAAACGTAGAAAATTATTTCTAACAACGTTATTATATGCCTTTCTGGCAATGTTAGAAAATTACGTAAGGTAGAAAAATCTCCTAAAATTAATTGTACTCTAagataactttttaaaaaatgacctcTAAAAAGTTttgtaattaataatataacgTACACataacaatttatttttatatatatttattattaattaacgtgATATGCAAGTGCAAAACATGTACGCTTGGCTAGTTTTAAAAAGGGGCATATTGGTCGAAGAGTTATTGTATAGGGGGTAATGAAgagttttaaaagagaaaattgACTAAATGACATATTAAAGACTACATACTACTAGTCCTAGCAAGACTACAAAAGCTTGATTAATGTTTAGTCGACTCAACTTGATATAGACACTACTATTGAGACTTGGTTAATGTAATTTGTTTAAATTAAAGGGTTAGGTGTAATTTTTTATCTTATAGATGTGTAAATACAATGATTTGGTGTAGTAATTCTTACAATAAATAAATCTTCTGtataagaagaaattataaattaccatgttaagtaaataaaattaaatacaatcaattcaaattgaataaatgatatattaaaattaaatataatttccAATGTTTGATGCCGTGAAgacttgggaaaagaccaattGCTCTGTCATGTCAACAACATAAGTggtgctatatatatataatggatTAATACATTTGAAACATAAATCCCTTTGCAGCAATCTATATATAGTAACAGAATGAAGAAGAACATTGTCTTATTGATTCTTCTCTTTGTAATTCAATTTTCTATATCACTTGCTTCCTCAAATGAGACTGACCAACAAGCTTTACTAGCTTTCCAAAATCTTGTTACAAGTCCCACTCATTTTTTGGCCATTAATTGGACCAACAATACTTCTTTTTGCTCTTGGTTCGGTGTCACTTGCAGTTCAAAAAGGCAAAGGGTTGTGGCCTTGGCTCTTCCTAATTTGCAACTGCAAGGCACAATTTCCCCATCTTTGGCCAATTTGTCCTTTCTCAGTCTTCTCAATCTCGACAACAATCAGCTGGAAGGAAGTATACCAACAAGTTTATTTCAACACCGGAGAGTTCAAGTAATTTCATTGGCCTTCAATAAACTCGGTGGTGAAATGTGGAAAGGGCCATGGTATGTACCCGAACTTAGAGTGTTAAATCTCAGGAACAATAGCCTCACAGGTATAATCCCTCCTTCTGTCGGAAATGCCACAAAAATGATGAACTTTAGTTTGTCTGGGAATAGAGTCAGTGGCAACATTCCAAAGGAGGTCGGTAATCTGAGTCAACTTGCAGACTTGTACTTGACTCATAATCAATTAATTGGTTCCATTCCTGCAGCACTGTTTAATATCTCATCATTGCTTGCCATAAGTCTGTACAACAATAGCCTTTCTGGCTGTCTCTTGCTTGATGAAGGGAATATTGTGTCAAATCTGAAGTTTTTAAGTATAAGTTACAACCAAATTTCTGGTTGCATTCCTTCCAATATATGCCAACTCACAGAGCTCAAAATTTTGTCCATATCTTTCAACAACATAACTGGAGACATACCCAGAAATATTGGTTGTTTATCCAAGTTGGAGTTGTTCTTAATGGGCGTTAATGCAATAAATGGGACTATTCCCACTTCCTTGGGAAATATTTCCACTCTGCAATTTCTTGATTGTGCAGAAAATCGCATAGTGGGTCAAATTCCTCCGGAATTAGGGAAGCTATCAAATTTGAGGAAATTAAACTTTGAGCAGAATTATAATCTTATTGGTCAAATTCCGGAGGCTATTTTTAATATGTTTCTTTGGAATTCATTGCATTTGATTTCAATAACCTCTCGAGGAGAATTCCAGCCACTACAGGTCTTCATCTTCCGAACCTTAAAGGACTTTACCTGGATAACAATCAGTTGGAAGGGGAAATTCCATTGTTCATAATAAATGCTTCCAAGCTTGAGATACTGGCACTAGACGAGAACTTTCTCACAGGCGCTATTCCTACTAATTTAGGAAATCTTCGTGAGCTGCGAGCGCTGTTCCTACATCATAATCAACTTACCAATCAACCAAGAGAGCGTGAGTTGCGATTCTTCAATTCTTTGGCGGACTGTAGGATGTTGCGATATCTACAAGTGGGTGCCAATCCATTGAATGGCGTTCTGCCCAATTCTATTGGGAATCTTTCATCTACAATTGAAGACTTTTATATAGCAGATGCACACATCAACGGCCTCATCCCCACAAGTATAGGCAACATAAGCGGTCTAATGAGCCTAGACTTTCAAGGAAACAACTTGGCAGGGAATATTCCTTCTGAGATTGGTAAGCTTAAGCAACTCCAAGGGATGTATCTACAAAACAATAAATTGCAGGGACATATTCCAGAGTCGGTATGCCATTTATCCAATTTGGTTCAATTATTTCTGCATGGTAATGAGCTCTCTGGATCAATTCCAGAATGCTTAGGAAATCTTAGCATGCTACAAAAGCTTTATTTGGGTTCTAAtaaattttcatcaaaatttccattgAGCCTTTGGAAGATGAGTGGCCTTCTCTCTCTAAGCGTGTCACAAAATTCTATAGAGGGAGAAGTTCCATCAGATATTGGAGGACTGAAAGCCATTGTAGAACTAAATCTTTCCAGTAACCACTTTTCAAGCATGATACCAACCAGATTCGGGGAACTCCAAAACCTGCAATCTCTTGACCTATCGAACAATTCATTTTTTGGCCAAATTCCATTATCCCTTGCCAACTTGATAAGCTTGGAATTCTTGAATTTGTCTTTAAATGCATTGTCAGGTACTATTCCTAAGTCATTGGAAAAACTCTCGTCCCTGAAAAGCATTAATGTTTCATTTAATGGTTTAGAAGGTGAAATACCCGGTGACGGTGTGTTTGCAAATTCCACTTTGCAATCATTTCTCGGGAACAAGGGTCTATGTGGAGCACACATATTGGAGATTCCTTCTTGTGCTATCACCAATCCTGGACAACAATCAAAGCTAAAGGAGATTGTGCTAAAAATTGTTACTCCAGTGATTATTTCATCCTTTCTGATATTTTTGTTGGTTTCAATTTGGATAATGAAACGACAGAAGAAAGGAAAGTCCAAAGGTGTGGAAAAAGTACCGGAGATCGGGACTTATCAATTTGTTTCTTATCTCGAGATTCAACGAGCAacaaataattttga
This sequence is a window from Solanum dulcamara chromosome 10, daSolDulc1.2, whole genome shotgun sequence. Protein-coding genes within it:
- the LOC129869961 gene encoding probable leucine-rich repeat receptor-like protein kinase At1g35710 — translated: MKKNIVLLILLFVIQFSISLASSNETDQQALLAFQNLVTSPTHFLAINWTNNTSFCSWFGVTCSSKRQRVVALALPNLQLQGTISPSLANLSFLSLLNLDNNQLEGSIPTSLFQHRRVQVISLAFNKLGGEMWKGPWYVPELRVLNLRNNSLTGIIPPSVGNATKMMNFSLSGNRVSGNIPKEVGNLSQLADLYLTHNQLIGSIPAALFNISSLLAISLYNNSLSGCLLLDEGNIVSNLKFLSISYNQISGCIPSNICQLTELKILSISFNNITGDIPRNIGCLSKLELFLMGVNAINGTIPTSLGNISTLQFLDCAENRIVGQIPPELGKLSNLRKLNFEQNYNLIGQIPEAIFNMFLWNSLHLISITSRGEFQPLQVFIFRTLKDFTWITISWKGKFHCS
- the LOC129871550 gene encoding receptor kinase-like protein Xa21 yields the protein MLRYLQVGANPLNGVLPNSIGNLSSTIEDFYIADAHINGLIPTSIGNISGLMSLDFQGNNLAGNIPSEIGKLKQLQGMYLQNNKLQGHIPESVCHLSNLVQLFLHGNELSGSIPECLGNLSMLQKLYLGSNKFSSKFPLSLWKMSGLLSLSVSQNSIEGEVPSDIGGLKAIVELNLSSNHFSSMIPTRFGELQNLQSLDLSNNSFFGQIPLSLANLISLEFLNLSLNALSGTIPKSLEKLSSLKSINVSFNGLEGEIPGDGVFANSTLQSFLGNKGLCGAHILEIPSCAITNPGQQSKLKEIVLKIVTPVIISSFLIFLLVSIWIMKRQKKGKSKGVEKVPEIGTYQFVSYLEIQRATNNFDESNLIGVGSSGSVYKGTLSGGSVVAIKVLDLENEQVCRRFDTECEVMRNVRHRNLVPVITTCSSDYIRAFVLRYMPNGSLENWLYREDCHLNLHQRVAVMLDAAMAIEYLHHGNVTPIVHCDLKPANVLLDEDMVARVGDFGISKILAISKSMAYTETLGTLGYIAPEYGSEGIVSASGDVYSYGIMLMEVLTKRRPTDEEICNENLDLRKWITQSFSGTMMDVVDANLFSEEEQITSQSEICIASMIELGLDCTKEMPESRITMKEVVKRLNKIKNTFLET